One Littorina saxatilis isolate snail1 linkage group LG12, US_GU_Lsax_2.0, whole genome shotgun sequence genomic region harbors:
- the LOC138982167 gene encoding uncharacterized protein — translation MMNSKLFLAVLAMVCAEEAFSFLLNQYPLHASCKTKWDWPSTACADVVSALEAQIAKWNNTECGSGEKCGYGLTSKTSTQLQAKHVTPVKHYVDDLTFTFKPEGGGSGCQVDGYSTSETWYAVLDYSTNYCNLHNLITGAGLDKVSGYSEQTSDSICTQFSSANCEKY, via the exons ATGATGAACAGTAAACTGTTTCTGGCCGTTCTGGCTATGGTGTGCGCCGAAGAAGCCTTCAGCTTTCTGTTAAACCAGTACCCGTTACATGCGTCGTGTAAAACCAAGTG GGACTGGCCCAGCACCGCATGTGCTGATGTGGTATCAGCACTGGAGGCACAGATTGCCAAGTGGAACAACACTGAGTGCGGGTCGGGCGAGAAGTGTGGCTATGGG CTGACAAGCAAGACATCCACTCAGCTGCAGGCAAAGCATGTCACCCCTGTCAAGCATTACGTTGACGACctgaccttcaccttcaagccTGAGGGTGGCGGTAGTGGCTGCCAAGTTGAT GGCTACAGCACTTCAGAGACATGGTACGCGGTGCTGGACTATAGTACAAACTACTGCAACCTTCACAACCTTATCACAG GCGCAGGGCTGGACAAGGTGTCAGGATACAGCGAACAGACCAGCGACTCCATCTGTACCCAGTTCTCATCCGCTAACTGCGAAAAGTACTGA